The following coding sequences are from one Candidatus Nitrohelix vancouverensis window:
- a CDS encoding aminotransferase class I/II-fold pyridoxal phosphate-dependent enzyme, with translation MKEFPRIQRLPPYVIGIVNELKVEARRRGEDIIDFGMGNPDMPTPKHIVDKLCEAAQKETNHRYSQSKGIYKLRLAITDWYKRNFQVDLDPDSEAIATIGSKEGLSHLAMAITSPGDSILAPTPTYPIHTYAFILANGDVNHVPIGDGNEFFDSLLNTFKSNWPRPKAIIINFPHNPTTTTVDLDFFEKIVDFAKEHNLIVIHDFAYGDLVFDDYKAPSFLQAKGAKDVGVEFFTMSKSYNMAGWRVGFCVGNKEIIHALARIKSYQDYGMFQPIQIAATVALNGPRDCVEEIRRVYKSRRDVFCEGLNRIGWKVEPPKASMMVWAEIPDEYKAMGSLEFSKLLLKRAKVAAAPGAGFGEGGDHFLRFSLVENEHRIRQAIRGIKEIL, from the coding sequence ATGAAAGAGTTTCCACGAATACAGAGGTTGCCCCCCTACGTTATCGGCATTGTCAACGAATTGAAAGTTGAAGCGCGTCGACGCGGAGAGGATATCATCGATTTTGGGATGGGCAATCCAGATATGCCCACGCCCAAACATATCGTCGATAAATTGTGCGAAGCGGCGCAGAAAGAGACCAATCATCGCTATTCCCAATCGAAGGGAATTTACAAGCTGAGGCTGGCGATCACCGATTGGTATAAAAGAAATTTTCAGGTGGATCTGGACCCGGACTCGGAGGCGATCGCGACGATTGGATCGAAAGAAGGTTTGTCGCATCTGGCGATGGCGATCACCAGTCCGGGCGACTCGATTCTGGCTCCGACGCCGACTTATCCGATTCATACCTACGCATTCATTCTGGCGAATGGAGACGTGAACCATGTGCCGATAGGGGACGGAAATGAATTTTTTGATTCTCTGCTGAACACTTTCAAGAGCAATTGGCCGCGCCCCAAAGCGATCATCATCAATTTCCCGCACAATCCAACGACGACGACGGTGGATCTGGATTTTTTCGAGAAAATAGTCGATTTCGCCAAAGAGCATAACTTGATCGTGATTCATGATTTTGCTTACGGCGATCTGGTGTTTGACGATTACAAGGCTCCGAGTTTTTTACAGGCGAAGGGAGCGAAGGACGTTGGCGTTGAATTTTTCACGATGTCCAAGAGTTACAATATGGCTGGCTGGCGCGTGGGCTTTTGCGTTGGCAATAAAGAAATCATTCATGCGCTTGCGCGTATCAAAAGCTATCAGGATTACGGTATGTTTCAACCCATTCAGATCGCCGCGACCGTCGCGCTCAACGGGCCGCGTGATTGCGTCGAAGAAATTCGACGGGTTTACAAGAGCCGCCGCGATGTGTTCTGCGAAGGCCTCAACCGTATCGGCTGGAAAGTGGAACCTCCGAAAGCATCTATGATGGTTTGGGCGGAAATTCCCGATGAATATAAAGCGATGGGTTCGTTGGAATTTTCGAAACTGTTATTGAAACGAGCCAAAGTAGCGGCGGCTCCCGGCGCGGGCTTCGGAGAAGGCGGCGATCATTTTTTACGATTTTCGCTGGTAGAAAACGAACACCGTATCCGACAGGCGATCCGCGGAATTAAAGAGATTTTATAG
- a CDS encoding homoserine dehydrogenase, with translation MNPIQVGLIGFGVIGAGVARIAIESRELIASRMGAEINIKKIADLDITTDRGIPLPPGVLTDNADEILNDPEIQVVIELIGGYEPARTFVLKALNEGKHVVTANKALLAKHGEEIFSLAEDKECILGFEASVGGAIPIIRSLREAFAANPIHSIEGIVNGTANYILSEMTDNGSDFETALKDAQDKGFAEADPTFDIEGIDSVHKIAVLTRLAYGANIDIDKIAVEGISKITQEDIQAAAELGYRIKLLAISKYDGHSIDVRVHPTMLCEEHPMAQVNGSFNAIRVCDEWMDENILVGHGAGALPTGSAVMADVIDIARAIISGGVSRIPPQSFPKREIRHIPLRDASDVSSSYFLRLNVQDRPGALADISSVLEKYAISIESALQKGRGEKGKGVPLMIMTHTAKEDNIRKALESVSSLECVIDKPVLIRVEI, from the coding sequence ATGAACCCAATTCAAGTAGGGTTGATCGGATTTGGAGTGATCGGCGCGGGCGTGGCCCGTATTGCGATTGAAAGCAGGGAATTGATCGCCAGCCGCATGGGGGCGGAGATCAATATCAAAAAAATAGCCGATCTGGATATCACAACCGATCGCGGCATTCCTTTGCCCCCCGGTGTTTTGACAGATAATGCCGACGAAATTTTGAACGATCCTGAAATTCAGGTTGTCATTGAACTGATCGGCGGCTACGAGCCTGCGCGAACGTTCGTATTAAAAGCCCTGAACGAGGGCAAACATGTGGTGACAGCCAATAAAGCCCTCCTCGCGAAACACGGCGAAGAGATTTTCAGCCTGGCGGAAGATAAAGAATGTATTCTCGGTTTCGAAGCCTCTGTTGGAGGAGCCATTCCCATCATTCGATCCTTGCGCGAAGCCTTTGCCGCCAATCCGATTCATTCCATTGAAGGAATCGTTAATGGAACGGCGAATTATATCCTGAGCGAAATGACGGATAATGGAAGCGATTTTGAAACCGCTCTCAAGGACGCGCAAGATAAAGGATTTGCGGAAGCCGACCCGACCTTTGATATTGAAGGCATTGACTCCGTGCATAAAATTGCCGTCTTGACTCGACTGGCCTATGGAGCGAATATAGACATAGACAAGATTGCAGTGGAAGGCATTTCCAAAATAACCCAGGAAGATATTCAAGCCGCCGCAGAACTGGGCTATCGGATCAAATTGCTGGCGATTTCCAAGTACGACGGGCATAGCATCGACGTGCGCGTTCACCCCACCATGTTGTGTGAGGAACACCCGATGGCTCAGGTCAACGGTTCCTTCAACGCGATTCGGGTGTGCGATGAATGGATGGATGAAAACATTCTGGTGGGTCATGGCGCAGGCGCTTTGCCGACAGGGTCGGCGGTGATGGCGGACGTGATCGATATTGCCAGAGCCATCATCAGCGGCGGCGTCAGCCGTATCCCGCCGCAATCGTTTCCGAAGCGAGAGATTCGTCACATTCCATTACGCGATGCTAGCGACGTCAGCTCATCGTATTTTTTGAGATTGAATGTTCAGGACCGGCCCGGAGCGCTGGCGGATATATCCAGCGTGTTGGAAAAATATGCGATCAGTATCGAATCCGCCCTGCAAAAAGGCCGGGGAGAGAAGGGGAAGGGCGTTCCTCTGATGATCATGACGCATACCGCCAAGGAAGATAACATACGCAAGGCGTTGGAAAGCGTCAGTTCTCTGGAATGCGTGATCGATAAACCCGTTTTAATTCGAGTAGAAATATGA